TTGAGAAGCTCTCATCCCTCTGACCCAAGAAGTCAGATTACCCAGGGAAGGTCTCAGAGGAGAGAAACCTGGGCAGGAGCCAGGAATCCCAGCCTGTGACTGCTTGACACGACGTGGTTAAGTATCCTTTCTGAACAAACACCTTCCAAACCACAGGCACCTTCCAGAATGAAGCCCAGACCCAACCCAGGCCCACCCTGCACTCACCCCGCAAGCTGCAGGCCCGCAGGCGCGCCTGCAGGGAGCTCTGCTTCTCCTCGTAGCAGCGACAGAGGCTGGCCGCGTGCTCTGGGGACGAAAGGAGGTCCCCTGAGCTAGCAGATGGGGGCTCAGGCTTAGGTGGCTCAGAGAGCAGGTCTCAGGCTCCTGGCCCAGAGAAGGCAAGGTGtgtcccagggtcacacagcctgaCCTCTGCCCAGCACTCCTCGGCCTACAGGTCACCCTCCTGCCTGCCCTCATCCCCGTACCTTTGGGCAGCCCCAGCTGCTGCAGCTCGCTGGACAAGGACTCGCCATCCACGTTGTGCTTGGCCGCACTGGAGAGGATGAAACTCAGCACCGCCACCGTGGCCTTCACATCGCCTGACTCTGGGGGGAGCCATGGGTGGAGTGGGGGGTGTCACTGCGGCCCCAAACACCTCCTGTGGCCCCACTATCTTCAGCTCAGAGTCCCCAGGCCTCCTAAAGCCACGAGCACTGCCACTGCCCCACCAGGAGCTGGTGGAGGCCCTGGGGTGGCAGGGCCTTTCCTCCCTTATCTCCTCCGCTGGGGCCAGCGggtcagaggaggctgggaggaggggcctTTGTGCCAGGCCCCAGGCCAAGTACCCAGGGTCACCCAAAGGTCTGTGGAGCCAGTGGGGTGCTCACCAAACCTGGCGTCCATGGTGAGCTTCAAGATCTTCTCATACTGTGAAGAAAGGAGGCTCTCAGGGCGGGGCTGGTCCCCTACTCACCAACCCCCTCGCGTGGACCCTGTGGTAAGGACACGAGGTATCCAGGGAGGGTGGGAGCTGATCACCCACCCCCCTAGGTCTGGTGCACTTTCAGGGCAGTGGGGTCACCGGGTCATGGGACCATGGTGGGCAGGGTCCTGTACTCACGTCAATCCCCTCTCCCAGAAGGTCCTTCAGCACCTGGCCACACAGCAGCCTCAGCTTCACAGAGGACTGGAGGGGGAGGCCTTATATCAGTCAGACTGACCCACTTCACACAGGCATGCTGAGGGGCTGGCCACATGATCAGTCACACAGCATGTGAGAATGGCCCAAGAGGGCTGAGACCCCAACTCAAGAGTGACCTCACCACCCTCCACCCACCCAAGAGCCCCCAGGTGCAatccctccctgtcccccacccccaagatCCCGTGCACTCAACAATCTTGGCCAGCGTGCTGATCTCTGCCAGGACCCAGTCAGGACAGTCCAGGTCACCACAGAATCGGAACCTCTGCAAGA
This window of the Budorcas taxicolor isolate Tak-1 chromosome 21, Takin1.1, whole genome shotgun sequence genome carries:
- the COMMD4 gene encoding COMM domain-containing protein 4; the encoded protein is MRFRFCGDLDCPDWVLAEISTLAKISSVKLRLLCGQVLKDLLGEGIDYEKILKLTMDARFESGDVKATVAVLSFILSSAAKHNVDGESLSSELQQLGLPKEHAASLCRCYEEKQSSLQARLRACSLRVNRLVGVGWRVDYTLSSSLLRTVEEPLVHLRLEVAAAPGGPVQPVAMSLSADKFKVFLADLKQAQTLMNSVG